The following coding sequences are from one Chloroflexota bacterium window:
- a CDS encoding DUF4349 domain-containing protein, with protein MAKKWLSLAVLLLLLGVSFLSACSQAPSAPEPAAPPKPLPAATPTPAPFPTPAPPKGPQFDVGDSSVGVAGPELPSAERMIVRQGSLVLVVADLAQAVEKAAETAQNLGGYVIYSSQQGEEGASISMRVPAEKFEPAMASLKALALRVVNEDTRSQDVTEEYVDLEASLRNLEAAEAQYLEILKKAWDVEGMLQVQRELVNVRGQIEGTRGRMNYLERTTAMSQIDVSFQPSKSPQPLVRPEWSPGETLRGALRSLASFGQRLAGLGIWLLVFSPVWIVPGLIIFFVLRRSTRRPG; from the coding sequence ATGGCAAAGAAATGGCTGTCCCTGGCGGTGCTCCTGCTTCTCCTGGGGGTCTCCTTTCTATCGGCCTGTTCCCAGGCCCCATCCGCGCCCGAACCCGCTGCCCCTCCCAAGCCATTGCCGGCAGCGACCCCCACCCCGGCCCCCTTCCCCACACCCGCCCCGCCCAAAGGGCCCCAATTCGATGTCGGCGACAGCAGTGTGGGCGTCGCCGGGCCAGAGCTTCCCTCGGCGGAGAGGATGATTGTCCGCCAGGGAAGCCTGGTCCTGGTGGTGGCGGACCTGGCCCAGGCCGTGGAGAAGGCGGCGGAGACGGCGCAAAACCTGGGCGGCTATGTCATCTACTCCTCCCAGCAGGGGGAGGAGGGGGCCAGCATCTCCATGCGCGTCCCGGCGGAGAAGTTTGAGCCGGCCATGGCCTCCCTCAAGGCACTGGCCCTTAGAGTGGTGAACGAAGATACCCGCAGCCAGGATGTAACCGAGGAATATGTGGACCTTGAGGCCTCACTGCGGAACCTGGAGGCGGCCGAGGCGCAGTACCTGGAAATCCTGAAGAAAGCGTGGGACGTGGAAGGCATGCTCCAGGTGCAGCGGGAGCTGGTCAATGTGCGGGGGCAGATTGAGGGGACAAGGGGCAGGATGAACTACCTGGAGCGCACCACGGCTATGTCCCAGATTGATGTCTCCTTCCAGCCCTCAAAGAGCCCTCAGCCCCTGGTCCGCCCCGAGTGGAGCCCTGGTGAGACCCTGCGGGGAGCCCTGAGGAGCCTTGCCAGCTTCGGCCAGCGCCTGGCAGGGTTGGGTATCTGGCTGCTGGTCTTCAGCCCCGTCTGGATCGTCCCGGGGCTCATCATTTTCTTCGTGTTGCGGAGGTCCACCCGCAGACCAGGCTAG
- a CDS encoding GIY-YIG nuclease family protein — translation MNQYYVYVMSNRSKTLYTGVTNDLQRRVYEHKQKLVKGFTEKYNMTMLVYYEMTPEVGSAISREKQIKGWLRSKKIALIESKNPQWRDLSDEWYKTGVDPSLRSG, via the coding sequence ATGAACCAATACTATGTCTACGTAATGAGCAATCGTTCCAAAACGCTATACACCGGTGTGACGAACGATTTGCAGCGACGAGTCTACGAGCACAAGCAAAAGCTAGTCAAAGGATTTACCGAGAAGTACAATATGACCATGCTTGTGTATTATGAGATGACCCCTGAAGTGGGGTCGGCTATCAGCCGTGAGAAACAGATCAAGGGCTGGCTCAGGAGCAAGAAGATTGCTCTAATAGAGTCAAAGAATCCCCAATGGAGGGACTTGAGCGATGAATGGTATAAGACGGGAGTAGACCCTTCGCTCCGCTCAGGGTGA